The genomic DNA AATTGACGAATATTAATTTTAACACCCCACTTGAATAATAAAACACCTATTCCCGCTGCGGCTGCTAAACCACTCAGCGCGCCTAAAGTTGGTAATAAACCCTGTTGGAAATTAGCAGCTACAAATAAAACTGTTTCAAAACCTTCTCTGACTACAGCTACTAAAATTAAACTGAAAATACCCCATCCAGCATAAGAATTTTGGGTTAGTGCTTCGTTAACTGCTCCCTCAACTTGAGCTTTCATAAATTTGGCTTGTTTTGTCATCCAAATTAGCATCCAACTCAGCATAATTATGGCCAAAACACTAAATACACCTTCTAATGTTGGTTCAACAACTGAGGTGTATTGGGGGTTAATAGAGCCTAAAAATTGAATAATACCAGTGAATAAAAAACCGATTAAAGCACTAACAATAATACCGACAATCACGCCAGCATATACCCAAGGATTCAGTCGAGATTGTTTGGCTTTTTTCAATAATGCGAGAACAATACCCACAACTAGGGCAGCTTCTACACCTTCTCGGAGAGTGATAACAAATGTTGGTAGAGCAATACTAAAATCCATGTTTATTAGTTATTAGTTATTAGTTATTAGTTATTTGTCATTTGTCAGTCTTAAATTCTTATTTCTTGTGATTCCTCTAAGGGTGAACGGCCGTTCACCCCTACTGATTAGCTGAAATCGCGTAACATTTTTTTCAGTTCGAGATTGTGCATCTCTTCTTGTCCAATCATGCCACGGATAAATTCTTCTAGATAAATACTGGCATCTGCTACTACTTCAAGTACACTTTTGTACATATCCAATGCTTTTTTTTCATGGGATAAACTTTCTTCCAAAATGTCTTTAACGGAATGCTTGGAAGTTTCTTCCATTGAGGCAATTCTCAAGCTAGGATGTCCATCTAAACCTGTAATAATTTCCCCTACTTGTTGAGCATGAAGTAGAGATTCACTAGCTTGGGCTTTGAAAAAAGCAACGATAGGAATGCGATTTGGGCCTGTTATCATTAAGGAATAATGGGTGTAGCGAACTACCCCTGCTAGTTCAAATTCCATGATGGAATTAAGCAGTTCAATTGTCTTTTTTTGGTCGAGTTCTCGCATTAGTTGTTAAGCTCTGGAAAATTACAATTGGAGAGGATTTTAGTGAGGAATTATACACTTTTCATGTATGAATAATCTTGATGGTTTCGACTGTTCAACTTTTCACTATTTTCTCTCTTTTTATTTATTCTAAGCTGTTTTTTGTTGAT from Okeanomitos corallinicola TIOX110 includes the following:
- a CDS encoding FTR1 family protein; translated protein: MDFSIALPTFVITLREGVEAALVVGIVLALLKKAKQSRLNPWVYAGVIVGIIVSALIGFLFTGIIQFLGSINPQYTSVVEPTLEGVFSVLAIIMLSWMLIWMTKQAKFMKAQVEGAVNEALTQNSYAGWGIFSLILVAVVREGFETVLFVAANFQQGLLPTLGALSGLAAAAGIGVLLFKWGVKINIRQFFQVMGVLLVLIVAGLVVSSLKHFDDAMASLAISNRASENLCFYYEHFTKIHSCILGPMVWNATQILPDGKFPGIIFKSLFGYRDKLYIVQAVGYLLFLISIGGLYLRSIMGGMKKQKNIPAA
- a CDS encoding ferritin-like domain-containing protein, with protein sequence MRELDQKKTIELLNSIMEFELAGVVRYTHYSLMITGPNRIPIVAFFKAQASESLLHAQQVGEIITGLDGHPSLRIASMEETSKHSVKDILEESLSHEKKALDMYKSVLEVVADASIYLEEFIRGMIGQEEMHNLELKKMLRDFS